The Halobacillus amylolyticus nucleotide sequence TTTCTCCTTCTTTACCGGGGTGTTCTACACTAACACCAGTTGAAGAGATAATAGCTGAAAGTAAAATAACGGCCAACGCTAATAAAGCAAATAATGTAACCGGATGGGGGAGTTTATTTCCTAAGAGTTCAACCCCGTCCAGAAAACGTTGGAACAGTCCTTTACGTTTCTTTTCCATTGTTTTCGTTCTCCTCTCCGTTATTGGGAAATAACCAGTAATGAAATTTTTCTAAAAACTATACATAGTTGTTTACTAGAATCATTTATCATTATATAGGGAGGTTCGTATAATTTAAACACAGTTAGAATAAGTAGGAATAGTAAAAAGATTATATCGTTTCTTAAAATTTAACAATTAAATGAAGGGAAATTCTTGATACATTGAAGTTAGTTTTGAGAGCGCTATATAAAAGATCTAGCGAAGGGTTAGATCGTGGAAGGGTATGCCACTCTATTAGTGCGTGTTCAAAAAGTTGCCGAATGAGAACGTCGACAAAGATCGTCATATCCTGTGCCAAAGTCGACACTAGCACGTCCTGTGCGTTGCGAGAAGTTCGAGCCACGAAAGTTTTGAGGGCCACAGCATATGCCTTTCATACAGGGAGCGGAAAAATTGAGCAATGAAAACGAGGAAGTTCATCGTTTATCCTGCATTAACGGTCAGTAAAACCCCAAAGATATCGTCGTGAAAATAAGAAGCTAAGCGGGGAGGGGGGGTTAACTGTCCGTTAATGTCCGATTTTAAGGAACACAGACTAAGGTCGCCACGTCTTGTGGCAACGTCTGTGTGACCCACGTCGTGTAGGCCTCAACGAACCATTAGTGAAAACCCCACTGATGGAAGTTTCACTTTATCATTTGGTGAATTTATGAACATCCTCTATTATTAAAATAGTAAGGACTTGCTAAAGCATATATCACTGAAACAGGCAGGGAAAGATATTGGGTGATCGTCATCAGTGCTGTCAATTCTTATATCTATAGGGAGTATGGCGTCCCCGTCACCAGAGAACTCGTTCGTCCCTGCCAAAATGAAAAAGAAATCATCGTATGGCAAATTGATAACGAGTTCGGCCAATTTCCTAGAAATAAATATTGTTATCTTTATCCTTCAAATCTTCCAAAAGAAAAGGCCACCGTTACTCCTCTTTCCGTAACCGGATGCAACTCATTACTATGCCGCGACCGAGAGCTTCTGTTTGCGTTTATACACCACTTTAGACAGCAAGACACTACATTCATATAAAAATAGCATAGGAACCACAACTAATATATCTGCCAATAGATCTGGCGGTGTAATCAAGACAGCAATTAAAACTAGCACAAAATAGGCATACTTCCTGATTTTCTGAAGTCTGTACGGGTTTAATACACCAAGGCTAGTCAAAAACATAATGATGACAGGAAGTTCAAATAAAAATCCGAAGGGCAGGGTCATATGTAACATAAAGCGGAAATACTTCTCTGTTGTGAAAAAGGTGTAAAACATGTCCTCTGATAAAGAAAGCAAGAAATCAAAAACAATGGGAAAGATCACAAAGTAGCCAAATGAAATACCGACAAGGAACAGGATGAATAACGCTGGAATGTAAGCTAGCGTTACTTTTTGCTCTTTAGGGGTAAGGGCGGGCCGAACAAACAGCCAGATTTGATGGGCGACGATCGGGATTGTGCCGGATATTGAGACGACACAGGCGATCATTAAATATACCCAAAGAATTTCGCTAGGTCCAAGAACAGCCAGTGTGACATCGATATCTTTACTCAACCACCTGTAGATCTCTTTTACATACATAAATGCCAAAATAAAAAACAGAATAAATGAGCCGAGGACAATGATTAGTCGTTTGCGCAATTCGCTTAAATGTCCGATAAGATCCATTTCGTGCTTTGTCATCATGATGCCTCCTTAAAGGATAAAAGAAAGATGTAAGCAGGAGAGGGCTACTTACATCTTCTTTTATTTGATTTAGTTCGTTGATTGTTTTTCTTTTTGCTCGCTTGAAGCGGCTTGTTGCTCTTTATCGACTTTATCCTCTTTATCCTCTTTATCATCAGACATTAAATCTTGCGTAGACTTTTTAAATTCCTTTAGAGTCGTTCCAAATGCTCGTCCCATTTCTGGAAGTTTAGACGGTCCGAAAATGATCAACGCAATTACGAGAATGATAATTAAACCAGGTATTCCAATATTTTGAAGCATATAGATTCACCTTTCATTTATGGTTTGGTGGTGATTTGGTGCCTTTGCCGGAGAAAGTTGAACAGCTTATAATCCGCTTTTCTTTCACATAGCTGGCATTCTTTATCACAGCTCTCATGCTCCTCGTGAGATAAAGAATGGACATGAGGGAGATCAATCAATTTCAAGGCATTTTTGACGTGTTTCGCACATACCATTATCAATCCTGTCCACCTCCCAGTTTAAAATGGTGTGATACTCGAGCAACGGCTATTTGTTGAATTTTCCCCCTTCAACGGTCACAAGACAAGAACGTCCGAACTCGTATCCTGGGTGTTGATTCCAGGTGGCAGGATGCTGTACATCTAAAAATAGTGTACGCTCGTCTGGAGTCAGCCATGGGCCTGTGACCTCGCTGCCAACAGGTCCTGAAGCAAATTGGAATGGTTCTCCAAAGTTCTTTCCATCAGTTGGGATCATGAAGGCACCGCAATTCTTATATTCAGAGTAAACGTTATCCTCTGTAGCTGCGAAGTCTTCTACGACCCATAGGTTTCCTTTGCTGTCAAAGTGAAGGTTATCAGGGCAAGTAATTCCAGATTCGCGTCCACCTGCTACAAATACCTGGAACGTAAATTCAAGGCTGCCGTGATCCTCCTTGGCAGGTTCGAAGCGAACAATTTGGCCATAGAAGTTTCCATGATCTGAGTTATTCGTTAATGAAAGGAACACACTGCCATCTTCAGGGTTAATTTCCACATCCTCTGGACGGTCAAGCGGGGTTGCTCCTACTGCACGCGCCGCATCACGCGCATAAGTTAGCACATCTGCTTGATTTTTAAAGAAGGTCTCCCCATATTTTTTATAGGTTTGCAAATCCTCATTATTATCATAATCAAGAGCTATCCATTTTTGATTGCCTAGATCCGCTACGTACAGTGTTCCTTTTTCTAATAGATTAAAGTTGGCTTCACGGCTGGAAGAATTGTACGTTTTGTCACTAATAAATTTGAAGAAAAATTCATCGCGCTTATCATCACCCATGTAGACAACGACTCTGCCGTCTTTCGTTAGTCCCATAGCGGCATTTTCGTGCGCGAAACGTCCAAGTGCCGTATGTTTATGTATGGGTCTATTTGGATTAAATGGGTCAACCTCAACAACCCAGCCATAATGTTCATCCGTGAAATTTGGCCAGCCGTAATCATCGGCGTAGAATGTATTTTCTTCACAGGAAAGGGCGGTATTCCATAGTGTGCGCCCACCACTGCAGTTGCCAAGAGTTCCTTCTACCGTTGTTGCACCTTTGACGGCTTTGCTTCCGGCAGCGGGACCTGTTAATTTGATAGGAGTTTTGGCGGTAACACGACGATTATATTGATCATCTTGGACAAGTTTCCATTGGCCATCTTCCTTCGTAACTCGGATGACAGATCCGCCTACTGATTCCTTTTGCATGTTTAATAGTTTCGGATAGTTCTTCAAATTAAAAGAGTCAAAGGATTCCGGATTTATGCCTAGCATGTTCATGTAATGCTCAGGTTCAGGAAATTCATGGTTGACCCAGATCACACCGTCTTCTGAACTGTTGCCACCTTCTAAACTATCAATGGGGAAATAGACTGTAAGATCTGCAGAATCCCCAAATGTTTCTCCTTTAGAGTTAATGACATCACCATAGGAAGCAACGATATTATAGTGGTACCCTTTTGGCAGAACGAGATCATTGTCCCATGTACGCTCAATAGATTTGAACGGAGCCGTGAGAGGTTTGCCATGTCCTTTGTGGGGCGGCCCTTGACCATGGCCTTTTTTGGAGCCTGCAGCACTTATTCCTGTAGAAGCGACAGCCAAAGCAGCTGTACCACTCCCCATATAGGTTAAAAATCTACGACGATCCATTTACGTTCCACTCCTTAACCATAGATTAGTGACTTACAAGTTAAAGTATAGGGACACCTGGTGAAAAAGTTAATAAACGTAGTGTAAAGTATTATTAATTTCCGTTAAGAAATGGTTAAAAATCAACAAGATGAATCTATTGTTGTAATTTGGATTTTAGAATTGTGGACGAATGCGGTTGATCATGGAGGGAATTCCAAGAATGTATAGAAGTTTATAAGGAGGAGGGGATCGTTGTGGGTACACATACGGGAAACTTAGGGTACAGAAAGGTTTCATCGAGTCTAGGAATACGGTTTTATGGTAAATAATCTCTAAGAATTTGGTTATACTCCAGTTACTGATCTTTGTTTTAAATGGAAGAGTTAAGGTTATATAGTTTCTAGAAACGAATATAATTCAGATGATTTGTTTAACAGGAGCATAATCTTTCTATAAAAAGGAGACGGTGGGTATGCGTAATCAATTGAAGCATTACATTAATGGGGAATGGGTTGAATCAACGGGTTCTGAAATAGAAGAGGTCATTAATCCAGCGACGGAAGAAGTTATGGGTAAAATTAGCCTTGGAACGAAGGAAGATTTGGACAAAGCTGTAAAGGCAGCACGCGCAGCACTTCCTGCTTTTTCACGAACAAAAAAAGAAGAGCGGGTAGAAATGCTCGAAAGAATTGCCGCTGAGTACGAGAAGCGTAAAGAGGATCTGATTGAAGTCATGACGGATGAGTTAGGCGCTCCTTTGTCCATCTCAGAGAAAGTTCATTATAAAATGGGCTATGCACACTTTTCACAAGCTGCCGAATCTCTTAAGGAATTCTCATTCACTGAGGAGCGCGGCAATCATACTCTCGTGAAAGAAACGGTAGGAATCAGTGGGCTTATTACACCATGGAACTTCCCAACAAACCAAACGTCAACTAAGATTGCCAGTGCTTTTGCGGCAGGCAGCCCGGTTATCTTAAAACCATCTGAACTGACGCCGTTTGCCGCGATTATTTTGACGGAGATTTTTGAAGCTGCTGGCGTGCCAAAAGGAGTCTTTAATCTCGTGAACGGTTCAGGAGAAGTAATCGGAGACGGCATTAGCTCCCACCCTGACATTGACTTCGTTTCCTTTACAGGTTCAGTGGGCGTCGGACAGAAGGTTATGGAAAATGCTGCGAAGACAATTAAGAACTTTGCACTCGAACTAGGAGGCAAATCACCCCTCGTCGTGCTTGAGGATGCGGATCTAGAACAAGCAGCAAGATCAGCTGTGACTCACATTGCAATGAATACAGGTCAGGTGTGCTCGGCAGCTACACGTATCCTTGTTCCTTCCTCCATTAAGGAATCTTTTGAAGAAGCGGTTCAGCATGTACTTCCAGAGTTTCCTGTTGGGGATCCGCGTAAAGAAAACTTCGTTGGTCCACTTGTTGCCAAAAAGCAGTGGGATAGGGTTCAATCCTATATTGAGAAAGGCATTGAAGAAGGTGCCACACTAATTGCTGGTGGGAAAGGTAAACCAGAAGGCATTGAAAAAGGTTACTTTGCAAGACCAACTGTCTTCACGGATGTGAAAAATAACATGATCATTGCACAGGAAGAAATCTTTGGTCCAGTCATGTCGATCATCACCTATGAAACGATAGACGAAGCGATTGAGATTGCCAACGATACTGTTTATGGATTAGCTGGTTATGTAGTTGGTGAAGATCCAGAGCTTCTTCGCAAAGTGGCGACAAGCATTCGTGCCGGTCGAATCACGGTCAATGATAAGGGGAAAGATTTCTCCGCACCATTTGGCGGCTATAAGCAGTCAGGTATTGGTAGGGAATGGGGCGATTTCGGCATCGAGGAGTACCTCGAAACAAAAGCGATTCTAGGCCTCCCTTCATAAGTACAGATCAAACAGGGCATGAGTTTCTCACTCATGCCCTGTTTTTCTATGAATATAAAAATCCTCCCTATCCGATAGGGAGGATTTCATCATTTATTCATCATCTACTGGATATACTCCATTTTCGTCATGAATTTCACGGCCTGTAAGCGGCGGGTTAAATACACAAACCATGCGCATATCTGAGCCTTCATAAGCACGCAAGAGATGCTCATCATTCTCATCAAGTGCGTAGATTTCATTCTTTTTGATCGGCCAAACCTTACCGTCTTTTAGTGTTTCAACTTCGCCTTCCCCTTCAATGCAATAAACCGCTTCAAGATGATTTTGGTACCAAATGTGTGTTTCTGTGCCTGCTTTAATCACAGTATCGTTGACGGAATAACCCATGCCATCCTTTTTAAATAACAAGCGGCGGGATGTCCAGTTATC carries:
- a CDS encoding beta-galactosidase: MIVISAVNSYIYREYGVPVTRELVRPCQNEKEIIVWQIDNEFGQFPRNKYCYLYPSNLPKEKATVTPLSVTGCNSLLCRDRELLFAFIHHFRQQDTTFI
- the tatC gene encoding twin-arginine translocase subunit TatC translates to MTKHEMDLIGHLSELRKRLIIVLGSFILFFILAFMYVKEIYRWLSKDIDVTLAVLGPSEILWVYLMIACVVSISGTIPIVAHQIWLFVRPALTPKEQKVTLAYIPALFILFLVGISFGYFVIFPIVFDFLLSLSEDMFYTFFTTEKYFRFMLHMTLPFGFLFELPVIIMFLTSLGVLNPYRLQKIRKYAYFVLVLIAVLITPPDLLADILVVVPMLFLYECSVLLSKVVYKRKQKLSVAA
- a CDS encoding ectoine synthase translates to MKVVKLEDVLGTENEVKGDNWTSRRLLFKKDGMGYSVNDTVIKAGTETHIWYQNHLEAVYCIEGEGEVETLKDGKVWPIKKNEIYALDENDEHLLRAYEGSDMRMVCVFNPPLTGREIHDENGVYPVDDE
- the tatA gene encoding twin-arginine translocase TatA/TatE family subunit; its protein translation is MLQNIGIPGLIIILVIALIIFGPSKLPEMGRAFGTTLKEFKKSTQDLMSDDKEDKEDKVDKEQQAASSEQKEKQSTN
- a CDS encoding PhoX family protein, which translates into the protein MDRRRFLTYMGSGTAALAVASTGISAAGSKKGHGQGPPHKGHGKPLTAPFKSIERTWDNDLVLPKGYHYNIVASYGDVINSKGETFGDSADLTVYFPIDSLEGGNSSEDGVIWVNHEFPEPEHYMNMLGINPESFDSFNLKNYPKLLNMQKESVGGSVIRVTKEDGQWKLVQDDQYNRRVTAKTPIKLTGPAAGSKAVKGATTVEGTLGNCSGGRTLWNTALSCEENTFYADDYGWPNFTDEHYGWVVEVDPFNPNRPIHKHTALGRFAHENAAMGLTKDGRVVVYMGDDKRDEFFFKFISDKTYNSSSREANFNLLEKGTLYVADLGNQKWIALDYDNNEDLQTYKKYGETFFKNQADVLTYARDAARAVGATPLDRPEDVEINPEDGSVFLSLTNNSDHGNFYGQIVRFEPAKEDHGSLEFTFQVFVAGGRESGITCPDNLHFDSKGNLWVVEDFAATEDNVYSEYKNCGAFMIPTDGKNFGEPFQFASGPVGSEVTGPWLTPDERTLFLDVQHPATWNQHPGYEFGRSCLVTVEGGKFNK
- a CDS encoding aldehyde dehydrogenase family protein, which gives rise to MRNQLKHYINGEWVESTGSEIEEVINPATEEVMGKISLGTKEDLDKAVKAARAALPAFSRTKKEERVEMLERIAAEYEKRKEDLIEVMTDELGAPLSISEKVHYKMGYAHFSQAAESLKEFSFTEERGNHTLVKETVGISGLITPWNFPTNQTSTKIASAFAAGSPVILKPSELTPFAAIILTEIFEAAGVPKGVFNLVNGSGEVIGDGISSHPDIDFVSFTGSVGVGQKVMENAAKTIKNFALELGGKSPLVVLEDADLEQAARSAVTHIAMNTGQVCSAATRILVPSSIKESFEEAVQHVLPEFPVGDPRKENFVGPLVAKKQWDRVQSYIEKGIEEGATLIAGGKGKPEGIEKGYFARPTVFTDVKNNMIIAQEEIFGPVMSIITYETIDEAIEIANDTVYGLAGYVVGEDPELLRKVATSIRAGRITVNDKGKDFSAPFGGYKQSGIGREWGDFGIEEYLETKAILGLPS